A single window of Liolophura sinensis isolate JHLJ2023 chromosome 6, CUHK_Ljap_v2, whole genome shotgun sequence DNA harbors:
- the LOC135468543 gene encoding enolase-phosphatase E1-like, producing the protein MAPQKRTAEEADALLEGIQVLLLDIEGTTTPISFVKDKLFPYVRENVETYLTNHFAEEECVGDVTALRELAAKDVADGVEGAVAIPGAESPQDAVVKAVVDSVGWQMNQDRKSTALKQLQGHIWREAYKQGKVKGELFDDVAPAIKQLVEDGKKVYIYSSGSTEAQKLLFAHSTEGDLSESLTGYFDTNVGSKTESDSYKKISEEVGVKPEEILFLTDIPQEASAAVKAGMKSQLVVRPGNAALTEDDKKNFPYIESFDELLGAEDGTKKLAPGEEGDADGDQEADDANGDGDEAEAVEGEESNQ; encoded by the exons ATGGCACCACAGAAAAGAACTGCAGAGGAAGCTGACGCTCTTCTCGAAGGGATACAAGTATTACTTCTGGATATAGAAGGAACTACCACACCAATAAGCTTTGTTAAG GATAAGCTGTTTCCGTATGTCAGGGAGAATGTGGAGACCTACTTAACAAATCATTTTGCAGAGGAAGAATGTGTGGGCGATGTCACAGCTCTCAGGGAATTG GCTGCCAAAGACGTTGCTGATGGTGTTGAGGGGGCAGTGGCAATCCCTGGAGCTGAGAGTCCACAGGATGCTGTAGTAAAAGCAGTGGTGGACAGTGTAGGCTGGCAGATGAATCAAGACAGAAAATCCACAGCACTCAAACAGTTACAGGGTCATATTTGGCGGGAAGCATACAAACAGGGCAAAGTGAAAGGAGA GCTGTTTGATGATGTTGCTCCAGCTATCAAGCAGTTGGTAGAGGATGGGAAGAAAGTGTACATATATTCCTCAGGCAGCACAGAAGCACAGAAATTACTGTTTGCACACTCCACAGAGGGGGATCTCTCAGAG TCTTTGACTGGGTACTTCGACACAAATGTTGGATCAAAAACAGAAAGTGACAGCTACAAGAAAATCAGTGAAGAAGTGGGCGTGAAACCAGAGGAGATTCTTTTTCTCACAGACATCCCACAAG AGGCCTCTGCAGCTGTAAAGGCTGGCATGAAGAGCCAGTTGGTTGTGCGACCAGGAAATGCAGCACTGACAGAAGACGATAAGAAAAATTTCCCATACATTGAGTCATTCGACGAGTTGTTAGGGGCTGAAGATGGCACCAAGAAGTTAGCGCCTGGTGAGGAAGGCGATGCTGATGGCGATCAGGAAGCGGACGATGCGAATGGTGACGGAGACGAAGCTGAGGCTGTCGAGGGGGAAGAGAGCAACCAGTAG